The following are from one region of the Vibrio rarus genome:
- the mltA gene encoding murein transglycosylase A, which translates to MRKFIPLLTLVILFTGCAKNTDHGQQYFDQQFQQPLTQTNTIKSNAFIDLNTFDAQAKQVLDNSPSLSRTYQDLYQHLSQWAQQSGDPSDLQSYGVQVAQMRGGDNQGNVLFTGYFSPVIELRHQADDTYKYPVYGKPHCSQQCPTRAQIYDGALKGKGLELGYASNRIDPFLMEVQGSGFVHFGDDNKMQYFAYAGKNNRSYVSIGRILIERGLVAKKDMSLKAIKQWVLENDEQTVKELLEQNPSFVFFVAKDDLAVRGSAGIPLLPMAAVAGDRKWLPMGTPILAEVPLLNADGTWSGAHALRLLIVLDTGGAVKQNHLDLYHGMGARAGVQSGHYKHFGRVWKLGLENSPTANPWQMPK; encoded by the coding sequence ATGCGCAAATTTATTCCGCTTTTAACCCTAGTAATCTTATTTACAGGCTGTGCGAAGAATACTGATCATGGGCAGCAATATTTTGATCAACAATTTCAGCAACCACTGACTCAAACCAACACGATTAAGAGTAATGCTTTTATTGATTTAAATACCTTTGATGCTCAAGCAAAACAGGTATTAGACAATTCTCCTTCCTTGTCTAGAACTTATCAGGATCTGTATCAGCATTTATCCCAATGGGCGCAGCAAAGCGGGGATCCTAGCGATCTGCAAAGTTATGGTGTGCAAGTAGCGCAAATGCGTGGTGGGGATAATCAAGGTAACGTGCTGTTTACGGGCTATTTCTCTCCAGTCATTGAACTGCGTCACCAAGCAGATGATACCTATAAATACCCAGTTTATGGTAAACCTCACTGCAGCCAGCAGTGCCCAACTCGCGCTCAAATCTATGATGGGGCTTTAAAAGGTAAAGGGTTGGAGCTTGGCTACGCCTCTAATAGGATTGATCCTTTCTTAATGGAAGTGCAGGGCAGTGGTTTTGTGCATTTTGGTGACGATAACAAAATGCAGTACTTTGCTTATGCAGGGAAAAATAATCGCTCTTACGTCAGCATTGGCAGAATATTAATTGAGCGTGGGCTGGTGGCCAAAAAAGACATGTCACTAAAGGCCATCAAACAATGGGTATTAGAAAATGACGAGCAAACTGTCAAAGAGTTGCTTGAGCAAAATCCTTCTTTTGTCTTTTTTGTTGCTAAAGATGATTTAGCGGTACGTGGTTCTGCAGGTATTCCTCTATTGCCAATGGCCGCTGTGGCGGGGGATAGAAAATGGTTACCTATGGGCACGCCTATATTAGCCGAGGTGCCACTACTTAATGCCGATGGTACTTGGTCAGGGGCTCATGCACTGCGTTTATTGATTGTTCTCGACACCGGTGGCGCCGTTAAACAGAATCACTTGGACCTATACCATGGCATGGGGGCAAGAGCTGGAGTGCAGTCAGGGCACTACAAACACTTTGGACGAGTGTGGAAGTTAGGTTTGGAAAACTCACCTACCGCCAATCCGTGGCAGATGCCTAAATAG
- the tcdA gene encoding tRNA cyclic N6-threonylcarbamoyladenosine(37) synthase TcdA, which translates to MRELTTPASESYEQRFGGTRRLYGNSEVEILRAAHVCVIGIGGVGSWAVEALARSGIGELTLIDMDDVCVTNINRQIHAMSGTVGQSKIEVMAQRVALINPECKVNLIDDFIDSDNQAEYLSKEYDYVLDAIDSVKAKASLLAYCRSNKIKVITIGGAGGQVDPTQICVADLSKTVQDPLAKKIKDQLRRFYNFSKNPKRKFSIDCVFSTEQLKYPQADGSVCAVKATAEGPKRMDCATGFGAATVVTATFGFVAVSRIIEKLIQKHSSK; encoded by the coding sequence ATGCGAGAATTAACCACCCCAGCATCCGAATCCTATGAGCAACGTTTTGGTGGCACGCGCCGTCTTTACGGTAATAGTGAAGTAGAGATCTTACGCGCCGCGCATGTGTGTGTGATTGGTATTGGTGGTGTGGGTTCTTGGGCCGTTGAAGCTCTGGCAAGAAGTGGCATCGGTGAGCTTACTCTAATCGATATGGACGATGTGTGTGTCACCAACATTAACCGTCAAATTCATGCTATGTCTGGCACCGTAGGGCAGAGCAAAATTGAGGTGATGGCACAGCGTGTTGCGCTCATTAATCCAGAGTGCAAAGTCAATCTTATTGATGACTTTATCGACTCGGACAATCAAGCCGAATATCTCAGTAAAGAGTATGACTATGTGTTAGATGCCATTGACAGCGTGAAAGCTAAGGCTTCATTGCTGGCGTATTGTCGTAGCAACAAGATTAAAGTGATCACTATTGGTGGTGCGGGTGGTCAGGTGGATCCTACGCAAATTTGTGTGGCTGATCTGAGTAAAACCGTACAAGATCCTTTAGCGAAAAAAATCAAAGATCAGTTGCGTCGCTTTTATAACTTTAGCAAAAATCCTAAACGTAAGTTCAGTATTGACTGTGTGTTCTCAACCGAGCAATTAAAGTACCCGCAAGCGGATGGCAGTGTGTGCGCCGTTAAAGCAACCGCTGAAGGTCCTAAACGTATGGACTGTGCCACAGGTTTTGGTGCAGCAACCGTAGTGACTGCAACCTTTGGTTTTGTTGCCGTATCACGTATTATTGAAAAATTGATTCAAAAACACAGCTCGAAATAA
- the csdE gene encoding cysteine desulfurase sulfur acceptor subunit CsdE, with product MLYPENPFGSSIVEDDIVAQMSLCQGWEKRYRQVIQWGKKLPVMPEELKAEQVLVAGCESQVWLVGQQVGGVWQFCADSDARIVRGLIALVLTVFNGKTSQQIQQFDIESYFESLGLIQHLSPSRGNGLKAIVEQIKTLTA from the coding sequence ATGTTATACCCTGAAAACCCTTTTGGCTCTTCTATTGTTGAGGATGACATTGTTGCCCAAATGAGCCTATGCCAAGGGTGGGAGAAGCGCTATCGTCAGGTGATTCAATGGGGTAAAAAACTGCCAGTGATGCCAGAAGAGCTAAAAGCTGAGCAAGTGCTGGTGGCTGGATGTGAAAGCCAAGTTTGGTTAGTTGGGCAACAAGTGGGTGGCGTATGGCAGTTTTGCGCAGATTCTGATGCGCGCATTGTTCGCGGGCTCATCGCATTAGTGCTAACGGTGTTTAATGGTAAAACCAGTCAACAAATTCAGCAATTTGACATAGAAAGTTACTTTGAAAGCCTTGGGTTAATTCAGCATTTAAGCCCATCACGCGGTAATGGGCTTAAAGCGATTGTTGAACAAATAAAAACGCTCACAGCGTAA